Proteins from one uncultured Anaeromusa sp. genomic window:
- the sdhB gene encoding succinate dehydrogenase iron-sulfur subunit: protein MSKKSVHFIITRQDSPTSAPYTEEFELPYRPAMNVVSSLMEIQKNPVTKDGKKTTPVVWECNCLEKVCGACMMVINGKAQQACAALIDHLEQPIRLEAARTFPVVRDLIIDRSVMFESLKRVHAWVEVDGSWPVNLMAPRQNPKTATTAYEISRCMTCGCCMHACPNVNAGSNFIGPAPMGQAHLFNLHPTGEYNKEDRLDALMDKGGISNCGNSQNCVQACPKDIKLTDYIAQLNRDVNKQAIKNLLNK, encoded by the coding sequence ATGAGCAAGAAAAGCGTTCATTTTATTATTACCAGACAAGATTCGCCTACTAGCGCGCCGTATACGGAAGAGTTTGAACTCCCATACCGCCCGGCGATGAATGTAGTTTCCTCCTTGATGGAAATTCAGAAAAACCCTGTGACCAAAGACGGCAAGAAAACCACTCCTGTCGTTTGGGAATGCAATTGCCTGGAGAAAGTTTGCGGCGCTTGCATGATGGTCATCAACGGCAAAGCCCAGCAGGCTTGTGCTGCCCTGATCGATCATTTGGAGCAGCCTATTCGTTTGGAAGCGGCTCGCACCTTCCCGGTGGTTCGCGACTTGATTATCGACCGCAGCGTCATGTTTGAAAGCCTGAAGCGCGTTCACGCTTGGGTTGAAGTTGACGGCTCTTGGCCGGTAAACCTCATGGCGCCACGTCAGAACCCCAAAACGGCTACGACGGCTTACGAAATTTCTCGTTGCATGACATGCGGCTGCTGCATGCATGCATGCCCTAATGTTAATGCTGGTTCTAACTTCATTGGACCGGCTCCGATGGGACAGGCTCATTTGTTCAACCTGCATCCTACCGGTGAATACAACAAGGAAGATCGTCTGGACGCCCTGATGGACAAAGGCGGCATCAGCAATTGCGGCAACAGCCAAAACTGCGTGCAAGCTTGCCCGAAAGACATCAAGCTGACCGATTATATCGCGCAGCTGAATCGGGACGTTAACAAACAGGCTATTAAGAACTTGTTGAACAAGTAA
- a CDS encoding succinate dehydrogenase — MSNTEFYIRRLHSISGIVPIGLFLLEHTATISTALVGPQMFNAGVEHLASIPTSVMIPLEIFAIAIPFLFHIIYGLMYAFDAQHNVGNYTYARNRQFWLQRMTAFITVAFLIWHVGYMRFFMKYSPGINFNTMHDYLSNPIVMVLYIIGFVAAIYHFTNGLFTFCITWGIAAGPKAQNFVNKLAWGLFALMSVAGVAAVVKFAAGA; from the coding sequence ATGAGCAACACTGAATTTTATATCCGGCGCCTTCATTCCATTTCGGGGATCGTGCCGATCGGACTGTTCCTCTTGGAGCATACTGCAACCATTTCTACAGCCTTGGTAGGTCCTCAAATGTTTAATGCCGGCGTTGAACACCTGGCATCCATTCCTACGTCGGTGATGATTCCTCTGGAAATCTTCGCCATTGCCATTCCTTTCTTGTTCCACATCATTTACGGTCTGATGTACGCGTTTGATGCACAGCACAATGTGGGCAACTATACATACGCCCGCAACCGTCAGTTCTGGCTGCAACGGATGACGGCTTTCATTACCGTTGCTTTCTTGATCTGGCATGTTGGTTATATGCGTTTCTTCATGAAATACAGCCCTGGCATCAACTTCAATACGATGCATGACTATCTTAGCAATCCGATTGTTATGGTTTTGTATATTATTGGTTTTGTGGCTGCGATTTATCACTTCACAAACGGTCTCTTTACATTCTGCATCACCTGGGGTATTGCTGCCGGTCCGAAGGCGCAAAACTTTGTCAATAAGCTGGCATGGGGCCTTTTCGCTTTGATGAGCGTAGCTGGCGTTGCAGCAGTTGTCAAGTTTGCTGCAGGCGCATAA
- the murI gene encoding glutamate racemase: protein MTGKHKAPIGVFDSGVGGLTVVQQLRRLLPAEDILYFGDTARAPYGGREPAEICLFMRQILQFMEERGVKLAVVACNTMTAWGLADAQGRFSFPVIGMDSGVSQALQASPGKRIGVIATAATVNSGKHERDAATLCSNAHFLGQSCPEFVPLIEQELLESSELRQAALAYLQPLRQAGTEAVILGCTHYPVIGSLLREILGAGVTLIDPAAATAQEAKRVLQEQRLEAPQRQGSLRLYVSGDPLRAQRLAAMILQDVQVEILHASMEEKEINRLEA, encoded by the coding sequence ATGACTGGAAAGCATAAAGCGCCGATAGGCGTGTTTGATTCCGGTGTGGGCGGTTTGACGGTGGTGCAACAATTACGCCGTCTGTTGCCGGCGGAGGATATTCTTTATTTTGGCGACACGGCTCGGGCGCCTTATGGCGGCAGAGAGCCAGCGGAAATTTGCTTGTTTATGCGGCAAATTCTTCAATTTATGGAAGAGCGCGGCGTGAAACTGGCTGTAGTGGCCTGTAATACAATGACCGCATGGGGCTTGGCAGATGCGCAAGGACGTTTTTCTTTTCCGGTAATCGGCATGGACAGCGGCGTGTCTCAGGCGTTGCAGGCAAGTCCTGGGAAGCGTATTGGCGTTATCGCTACGGCGGCGACTGTTAATAGCGGTAAGCATGAACGAGATGCGGCTACGTTGTGCTCGAATGCGCACTTTTTGGGACAATCTTGCCCGGAATTTGTACCGCTGATTGAACAAGAACTGCTGGAGTCTTCCGAATTGCGGCAAGCGGCATTGGCCTATTTGCAGCCGCTGCGGCAGGCGGGAACGGAAGCCGTAATTTTGGGTTGCACTCATTATCCGGTGATTGGGAGTCTACTGCGAGAAATTCTGGGCGCCGGAGTGACTCTAATTGATCCGGCGGCGGCTACCGCGCAAGAGGCTAAGCGCGTCTTGCAGGAGCAAAGGCTGGAAGCGCCGCAGCGGCAGGGGAGCTTGCGACTGTATGTGTCCGGCGATCCATTGCGGGCGCAGCGCCTGGCGGCCATGATTTTGCAGGATGTGCAAGTGGAAATTTTGCATGCGTCAATGGAAGAAAAAGAAATTAACCGTTTGGAGGCATGA
- the rph gene encoding ribonuclease PH, whose protein sequence is MKRIDGRTPAQMRKVNIQRDYMRYAEGSALIEVGNTRVLCAATIEDKVPHFLRGSGEGWITAEYALLPRSTQVRNVRESAKGKVTGRTHEIQRLIGRALRSVVNLKALGERTVWIDCDVLQADGGTRTASITGAFIALVDAVNTIYDEKRPFAVTDFLAAASVGIVDGQAYLDLCYEEDSKAIVDMNVVMTGNGRFVEVQGTGEQRPFDREELTDMLALAEQGVGTLIDYQKDILGPLAWKVGREP, encoded by the coding sequence ATGAAACGAATTGACGGACGTACGCCGGCGCAAATGCGCAAGGTGAATATTCAAAGAGACTATATGCGCTACGCCGAAGGGTCGGCTTTGATCGAGGTGGGCAATACGCGGGTCTTATGCGCGGCTACCATAGAGGATAAGGTTCCGCATTTTTTAAGAGGCAGCGGCGAAGGCTGGATTACAGCGGAGTATGCGCTTTTGCCTCGTTCCACGCAAGTGCGTAATGTGCGCGAGTCGGCTAAAGGGAAGGTTACGGGCCGGACGCATGAAATTCAGCGTCTGATAGGCAGGGCGCTGCGCAGCGTGGTGAATCTCAAAGCATTAGGAGAACGAACGGTCTGGATTGACTGCGACGTACTGCAAGCCGATGGCGGCACTAGAACGGCGTCGATTACCGGCGCTTTTATCGCCTTGGTGGATGCGGTCAATACTATTTATGATGAAAAGCGGCCTTTTGCAGTTACTGATTTTTTAGCAGCCGCTAGTGTGGGGATTGTCGACGGGCAAGCCTATTTAGATTTGTGCTATGAAGAAGACTCCAAGGCGATTGTAGACATGAATGTGGTCATGACCGGAAACGGACGCTTTGTCGAGGTGCAGGGAACCGGGGAACAACGTCCCTTTGATAGGGAGGAATTGACAGACATGCTGGCTTTGGCGGAGCAGGGCGTGGGGACTTTGATTGACTATCAAAAGGATATTCTTGGACCGTTGGCCTGGAAGGTAGGACGCGAGCCATGA
- a CDS encoding fumarate hydratase: protein MRTIEVAKITEAVAKMCMDACYYLSDDVYKALKSAQETEESPLGRDVLSQIVKNADIAREESVPICQDTGMTVIFLELGQDAHIVGGDLTEAINAGVAKGYTEGYLRKSVVEEPLFNRKNTTNNTPAVIHTTIVPGDKLKIKLAPKGFGSENKSGMKMLVPADGVEGVKAAVLDIIKHAGPNPCPPMVVGVGIGGTMEKAALLSKKALVRRIDKRNDHPEYAKLEGELLEMINKTGIGPQLGGTTSALAVNIEWYPTHIAGLPVSVNISCHATRHADVEL, encoded by the coding sequence TTGCGTACCATTGAGGTTGCCAAAATTACTGAAGCTGTTGCCAAAATGTGCATGGATGCCTGCTACTATTTGTCGGACGACGTGTACAAAGCTTTAAAATCAGCTCAGGAGACCGAAGAATCTCCCCTCGGCAGAGACGTACTCAGTCAGATCGTCAAAAATGCCGACATCGCTCGTGAGGAAAGCGTGCCGATTTGCCAGGATACTGGCATGACCGTTATCTTTTTGGAGCTCGGTCAGGATGCGCATATCGTTGGAGGCGACTTAACGGAAGCCATCAATGCCGGCGTAGCGAAAGGTTATACCGAAGGATACTTGCGTAAATCGGTTGTGGAAGAGCCGCTGTTTAATCGTAAAAACACGACGAACAACACTCCCGCAGTCATTCATACTACCATCGTGCCAGGGGATAAGCTGAAAATTAAGCTGGCCCCGAAAGGCTTCGGCAGCGAAAACAAAAGCGGCATGAAGATGTTGGTTCCGGCTGATGGCGTTGAAGGCGTGAAAGCCGCTGTCCTTGATATTATCAAGCACGCAGGCCCGAATCCCTGTCCTCCCATGGTTGTCGGCGTAGGTATCGGCGGCACCATGGAAAAAGCGGCGTTGTTGTCGAAAAAAGCGCTGGTGCGCCGGATCGACAAGCGAAATGACCATCCGGAGTACGCCAAGCTAGAAGGGGAACTGCTGGAAATGATCAACAAGACCGGCATTGGACCTCAACTGGGCGGAACTACATCGGCTCTGGCAGTTAACATTGAATGGTATCCTACGCACATCGCCGGCTTGCCGGTATCTGTAAATATCAGCTGTCATGCTACCCGGCATGCCGATGTGGAACTCTAA
- a CDS encoding coenzyme F420-0:L-glutamate ligase: protein MDKLELVPVRTRILTPADNIVDAIETYGKDLIGPDDVVSVAESVVAITQGRMVRPEEMNPCFLARVLCRFIPQKASLSSIYGMQLAMDAAGKWRIAFWLFVGMLAKLVGKSGVFYAMSGEQTRLIDDVTGTMPPFDKHIVLGPEDPDGVSQAIKERLGCYGAVVADVNDLKRSYVLGGSPGVDLRKVEKMLIDNPFGNASQKTPIVVIKNYAKIASHYRV from the coding sequence ATGGATAAGCTTGAATTAGTGCCGGTGCGTACGCGCATTTTAACGCCGGCCGATAATATTGTGGATGCTATTGAAACCTATGGCAAAGACTTGATCGGGCCGGATGATGTCGTCTCGGTGGCGGAAAGCGTGGTAGCCATTACCCAAGGGCGGATGGTGCGGCCTGAGGAAATGAATCCTTGCTTTTTAGCGAGGGTTTTGTGTCGCTTTATTCCGCAAAAAGCAAGTTTGAGCAGTATTTACGGCATGCAGCTGGCCATGGACGCCGCTGGCAAATGGCGGATTGCTTTTTGGTTGTTTGTAGGCATGCTGGCCAAACTGGTTGGTAAATCCGGCGTGTTTTACGCCATGTCCGGCGAGCAAACCCGTCTGATTGACGATGTGACGGGGACGATGCCGCCGTTTGATAAGCATATTGTGTTGGGGCCGGAGGATCCCGATGGCGTCTCGCAAGCGATTAAAGAACGCTTGGGGTGTTATGGCGCTGTTGTGGCGGATGTGAACGATTTGAAGCGCTCGTATGTACTGGGCGGTTCGCCGGGAGTGGATTTGCGAAAAGTGGAGAAAATGCTGATTGATAATCCCTTTGGCAATGCTTCGCAAAAGACTCCTATTGTCGTAATCAAGAATTATGCTAAAATTGCTTCGCATTATCGAGTATGA
- a CDS encoding Fe-S-containing hydro-lyase, with translation MAEKKRITTPLSAEVVRDLKAGDSVLITGIVYSARDAAHKVMTETLARGEKLPVDLTNQVVYYLGPTPAKPGAVIGSAGPTTSGRMDAYAPTLLEQGLRGMIGKGSRSKEVVESMKKNGAVYFAAVGGAAALIAKCIKKYEVLAYPELGPEALAALTVEDFPAIVVVDSEGNSFYEEGQKPYRKI, from the coding sequence ATGGCCGAGAAGAAACGTATTACTACTCCGCTGAGCGCAGAAGTTGTTCGCGATCTGAAAGCTGGCGACAGCGTTCTGATTACTGGCATTGTTTACAGCGCTCGTGATGCTGCTCATAAAGTTATGACGGAAACCTTGGCGCGCGGTGAAAAACTGCCGGTGGATTTGACGAACCAGGTTGTATACTATCTGGGACCAACCCCTGCCAAGCCAGGTGCTGTAATTGGTTCTGCGGGCCCGACGACTTCTGGTCGTATGGACGCTTATGCGCCTACTTTGCTTGAGCAAGGTCTGCGCGGCATGATTGGCAAGGGCTCCCGTTCTAAAGAAGTTGTTGAGTCCATGAAGAAGAACGGCGCCGTGTATTTTGCCGCTGTTGGCGGAGCTGCTGCATTGATTGCCAAATGCATCAAAAAATACGAAGTGCTGGCTTACCCTGAACTCGGTCCGGAGGCGCTAGCTGCATTGACGGTAGAAGATTTTCCTGCCATCGTCGTTGTCGATAGTGAAGGGAACAGTTTCTACGAAGAAGGACAAAAACCATACCGGAAGATTTAA
- a CDS encoding metallophosphoesterase → MKRLGILSDTHGNLQLLKQAVEETGPVDMWLHAGDYIRDARWLATWCPVPVIAVAGNCDRPGDGKVEEFVEIENLLIWLTHGHRQHVKNGRGDLIWWAEQYGAQIAVYGHTHQNENQVQNSVLIFNPGSLDHFRDEAPSWGRVSIENGKVVEAEILHFQGFEPFSIEK, encoded by the coding sequence ATGAAACGCCTGGGGATTTTGAGCGATACCCACGGTAACCTGCAATTGCTAAAACAGGCGGTTGAGGAAACTGGGCCTGTAGACATGTGGCTGCATGCGGGAGATTATATCCGGGATGCACGTTGGCTGGCTACTTGGTGCCCTGTGCCGGTGATCGCTGTTGCCGGTAATTGCGATCGGCCGGGAGATGGCAAGGTTGAAGAATTTGTGGAGATCGAAAACCTATTAATTTGGCTGACTCACGGTCATCGGCAGCATGTAAAAAACGGACGAGGCGACCTAATTTGGTGGGCGGAGCAGTATGGAGCGCAAATTGCGGTTTATGGCCATACCCATCAAAATGAAAACCAAGTACAGAACTCTGTATTAATATTCAACCCTGGAAGTTTGGACCATTTCCGGGATGAGGCGCCAAGCTGGGGGCGGGTCTCTATAGAAAACGGCAAGGTAGTGGAGGCGGAAATCCTTCATTTTCAAGGCTTTGAACCATTTTCGATAGAAAAGTAA
- a CDS encoding 5'-nucleotidase C-terminal domain-containing protein, with protein sequence MRQWGRIFLLCLFVCWGSVAAQAQQIQLDVLTVNDFHGALAPEERRPGAAVLMGAIEQERTNNPQGTLLLAAGDMLQGSVDSNLLYGRPVVEMMNAMQVDAMALGNHEFDWGLRVLQERAKEAHFPFLCGNVVDKQTAMPLEFVKPYVILERQGVKIAVIGAVTQETLYKSHPNAVFGLEIQDPAVRINAWAQEARKHGASIVIALTHLASYMDKDGKITGEAAEAASKLTGVNVLVSAHSHERVAGFVKGIAVLQAEAYGRGLGKVRLNYDSKTRTVQMLSASVTDLVAHPAPPEPRMQELVRRQEEPIIALKGQTVGSSLYPLEHSRNAFSPLGQWVADAMRSSVQADVAFLNGGGVRLGLPAGEISLGQVYAALPFDNTLYTVQLSGKEIRKILEHGLFNPTFGMLQFSGLKVVCDPDMPEGFRIKEVRLASGDELADGKHYLVVVNDFMAAGGDGYTMLREGLEGRDTYIFLRDIVLREMKRQQPIDFTGDERLLERKGDSLRLPDAA encoded by the coding sequence ATGCGGCAGTGGGGCCGGATTTTTTTGTTATGCCTATTCGTTTGTTGGGGAAGTGTTGCAGCGCAAGCCCAGCAGATTCAGTTGGATGTATTGACAGTGAACGATTTTCATGGCGCCTTGGCGCCGGAAGAGCGGCGTCCTGGTGCTGCGGTGCTGATGGGGGCGATTGAGCAGGAACGCACTAACAATCCCCAAGGAACGCTTCTTCTGGCGGCAGGAGATATGCTGCAGGGAAGTGTGGACTCCAATTTGCTCTATGGGCGTCCGGTTGTTGAAATGATGAATGCTATGCAAGTTGACGCCATGGCTTTGGGGAATCATGAATTTGACTGGGGCTTGCGGGTATTGCAGGAACGTGCCAAAGAAGCGCATTTTCCTTTTTTGTGCGGCAATGTAGTGGATAAGCAGACGGCTATGCCTTTGGAGTTTGTGAAGCCCTATGTTATTTTAGAAAGACAAGGCGTTAAAATTGCCGTCATTGGTGCGGTTACGCAGGAAACCCTCTATAAAAGTCATCCTAATGCGGTATTTGGTCTGGAAATTCAAGATCCTGCGGTTAGGATCAACGCTTGGGCTCAAGAAGCGCGTAAACATGGTGCATCCATCGTCATTGCGTTGACTCATTTGGCTTCCTATATGGATAAGGATGGCAAGATAACTGGAGAGGCTGCAGAGGCAGCCTCTAAGCTGACTGGAGTGAACGTGCTGGTAAGCGCACATTCGCATGAGCGGGTGGCTGGTTTTGTTAAAGGCATAGCCGTGCTGCAGGCGGAAGCCTATGGCCGCGGTTTGGGGAAAGTACGTCTTAACTATGATTCAAAAACGAGAACCGTACAGATGCTTTCTGCCAGCGTGACGGATTTGGTGGCGCATCCGGCACCGCCGGAGCCGCGCATGCAGGAACTGGTGCGCCGTCAGGAGGAACCGATTATAGCCTTAAAAGGACAGACGGTAGGTAGTTCGCTTTATCCCTTGGAGCATAGCCGTAATGCTTTTTCGCCATTGGGACAGTGGGTGGCGGATGCCATGCGTTCTTCTGTGCAAGCGGATGTGGCCTTTCTAAATGGAGGCGGTGTGCGTTTGGGGCTGCCGGCAGGGGAAATTTCTCTAGGACAGGTATATGCGGCGCTTCCCTTTGACAACACGCTATATACGGTACAACTGAGCGGGAAAGAAATCCGTAAAATTCTGGAGCATGGCTTATTTAATCCGACCTTTGGGATGCTGCAATTTTCGGGCTTAAAAGTCGTTTGCGATCCGGATATGCCAGAGGGATTTCGTATTAAAGAAGTCCGGTTGGCTAGCGGCGATGAGCTTGCAGATGGTAAGCACTATTTGGTGGTTGTCAATGACTTTATGGCAGCAGGCGGCGACGGGTACACGATGCTGCGTGAAGGCTTGGAGGGACGAGACACGTATATCTTCTTGCGTGATATCGTTTTACGCGAAATGAAGCGCCAACAACCGATTGACTTTACTGGCGATGAACGGCTGCTCGAACGTAAGGGAGACAGCTTGCGGCTGCCTGATGCGGCTTAA
- a CDS encoding XTP/dITP diphosphatase, which yields MIELVVASKNKGKIAEFEKAFSQLPVKVLSLKDFGDIPEAVEDGATFAENARKKAQHYLQYTKKPCLADDSGLEADALGGSPGVFSARYAGEGADDAANNAKLLQKMADVESKRRTGRFRCALALAFPDGRMLEAEGTVEGRLLMAEKGDGGFGYDPLFFLPKLAKTFAELTLAEKNAISHRGKAISAMAAKLAEAELK from the coding sequence ATGATCGAGCTTGTTGTCGCTAGCAAGAACAAGGGGAAAATTGCTGAATTTGAAAAAGCCTTCAGCCAACTGCCTGTGAAGGTTTTGTCTTTAAAAGATTTTGGAGATATTCCTGAAGCAGTAGAAGACGGGGCAACGTTTGCCGAGAATGCTCGCAAAAAAGCGCAGCATTATTTGCAGTACACGAAGAAGCCTTGCTTGGCGGATGATTCGGGTTTAGAAGCAGATGCCTTGGGAGGATCGCCTGGCGTTTTCTCCGCTCGTTATGCAGGAGAGGGGGCCGATGATGCGGCCAATAACGCCAAGCTGCTGCAAAAGATGGCAGACGTCGAATCAAAACGGCGGACAGGGCGCTTTCGCTGCGCTTTGGCTTTAGCCTTTCCAGACGGCCGGATGCTGGAAGCGGAAGGTACAGTGGAAGGGAGGCTGCTTATGGCGGAGAAAGGCGATGGCGGTTTTGGCTATGATCCGTTGTTTTTTTTACCGAAATTGGCGAAGACTTTTGCTGAACTGACCTTGGCGGAAAAAAACGCCATCAGCCATCGGGGCAAGGCTATTTCAGCTATGGCGGCAAAACTGGCTGAGGCGGAGTTAAAATGA
- the sdhA gene encoding succinate dehydrogenase flavoprotein subunit — MKKKIIVVGGGLSGLMATMKISEAGGEVDLFSLCPVKRSHSVCAQGGINACMNTKGQNDSIDEHFDDTVYGGDFLADQKAVRGMIELAPKLIEMFDRMGVTWTRTAEGLLDLRNFGGQKNKRTCFSGATTGQQLLYALDEQVRHWEVKGTVKKYEGWDFLKAILNEKGECRGIVAQNMTTMEIEAFPADAVILATGGPGLVFGKSTNSVICTGSAVSSAYQQGAYLGNSEFIQLHPTAIPGDDKLRLMSESARGEGGRVWTYKDGKPWYFLEEMYPAYGNLVPRDIAARAIFKVCTEMKLGINGENQVYLDLSHIDSDYLDRKLGGILEIYEEFVGDDPRKVPMRIFPAVHYSMGGIWVDREHRTNIPGLFASGECDYQYHGANRLGANSLLSAAYSGTVSGPSAMRWAKGEQEGSSLSAEELKAAKDAEIKRFETLLAMNGPENAYKLHQELGEVMLENVAIVRINANIAKAEGLLKDLLKRWDSIGVNDKGHYCNQEVMFTRQLRDMIIYAQAITKAALMRNESRGAHYKPEFPERDDENFLKTTRVAYTPEGPQIDYIDFDHSMIKPRPRRYDVAKEVKK, encoded by the coding sequence GTGAAAAAGAAAATTATTGTTGTTGGCGGCGGCCTTTCGGGCTTGATGGCCACTATGAAGATCAGCGAAGCCGGTGGCGAAGTCGATCTCTTCTCCCTTTGCCCTGTTAAGCGTTCGCATTCGGTTTGTGCGCAGGGCGGCATTAACGCCTGCATGAACACCAAAGGTCAAAACGACTCCATCGACGAGCATTTTGACGATACCGTCTATGGCGGCGACTTCCTGGCTGACCAGAAAGCCGTTCGCGGTATGATTGAATTGGCTCCGAAATTGATCGAAATGTTCGATCGCATGGGCGTAACCTGGACCCGTACTGCAGAAGGTCTTTTGGACCTGCGTAATTTCGGCGGCCAGAAAAACAAAAGAACTTGCTTCTCCGGCGCTACTACCGGCCAGCAGCTTTTGTACGCTCTCGATGAGCAGGTTCGTCATTGGGAAGTCAAAGGCACTGTTAAGAAATACGAAGGCTGGGATTTCCTGAAAGCCATTTTGAATGAAAAAGGCGAATGCCGTGGTATTGTGGCTCAGAACATGACCACTATGGAAATCGAAGCATTCCCTGCTGACGCTGTTATTTTGGCTACCGGCGGTCCCGGACTGGTGTTCGGCAAGAGCACTAACTCCGTTATTTGCACTGGTTCTGCCGTATCCAGCGCGTACCAGCAAGGTGCGTACCTGGGCAACAGCGAGTTCATTCAGCTGCATCCGACCGCCATTCCTGGCGACGACAAGCTGCGCTTGATGTCCGAGTCGGCTCGTGGCGAAGGCGGCCGTGTTTGGACTTATAAAGACGGCAAGCCTTGGTACTTCCTCGAAGAAATGTATCCGGCCTATGGCAACCTGGTGCCGCGTGACATCGCTGCTCGCGCCATCTTCAAGGTTTGCACTGAAATGAAGCTGGGCATCAACGGCGAAAACCAGGTATATTTGGACCTGTCTCACATTGACAGCGACTACTTGGATCGCAAGCTGGGCGGCATTCTCGAGATTTACGAAGAGTTCGTCGGCGACGATCCTCGTAAAGTTCCTATGCGTATCTTCCCGGCCGTTCACTATTCCATGGGCGGTATCTGGGTTGACCGCGAGCACAGAACCAACATTCCTGGTCTGTTCGCTTCCGGCGAATGCGACTATCAATACCATGGCGCCAACCGTTTGGGTGCAAACTCCTTGCTGTCGGCCGCTTACTCCGGTACTGTTTCCGGCCCGAGCGCTATGCGTTGGGCGAAAGGCGAACAGGAAGGCTCTTCCTTGAGCGCAGAAGAACTGAAAGCCGCTAAGGATGCGGAAATTAAGCGCTTTGAAACCCTATTGGCTATGAACGGTCCTGAAAATGCTTACAAATTGCATCAGGAACTCGGCGAAGTCATGCTGGAAAACGTGGCTATCGTTCGTATCAATGCGAACATTGCCAAAGCGGAAGGTCTCTTGAAAGATCTGCTGAAGCGTTGGGACAGCATTGGCGTCAACGACAAAGGCCATTACTGCAATCAGGAAGTCATGTTCACCCGTCAATTGCGGGACATGATCATTTACGCCCAGGCTATTACCAAAGCAGCTCTGATGCGTAATGAAAGCCGCGGCGCTCACTACAAACCGGAATTCCCTGAGCGCGACGATGAAAACTTCCTAAAAACTACGCGTGTTGCTTACACCCCGGAAGGACCGCAAATCGACTACATCGACTTTGATCATTCCATGATCAAACCGCGTCCTCGTCGTTACGACGTTGCTAAGGAGGTTAAGAAATAA